The DNA sequence tgtcttggtcatggtctcttcacagcagtaaaaccctaactaagacagacagacagtatttCCACTTTATACAAGCAAGAAGGGTGCTCAGAGTGGCTCACAGACTCTCGCAAGGTCACACAGCCTTCCACAATAGTGTTCCTAAAACCACACAGGACAACTACGCCAGCGCGCTAACAGAGTCAGTATCCTCACAGACGAACCCACAGGAAACCACCATGCCTCTCCTCCAACACTAATGAGACAGATGGGTTGGGATACCTACCTATATAGTTCATGATAAATCCCTGGCCTTTGCCAAAGATGAGGCCGGCAGGGTCGGAGTGGAACTGGATGGTGAGGTCCGGTGTGGAGGAGTACAGCTTCTGAGGGCTGCTGTGGCCAAAGTACTGGCCCAGGACGTGGGGCACAACCTCATCGCCATCATAGATGGTAAGGATGTCGCTGTTGCTCAGGTTAAGGCTTGatgggcagagagaagaggagagggtggTCACTGGAGGCTCCTGTCTGTCTGCATAAACACCATGTAATCTTTTGAGGGACACACAATTCCTTCAGCCATGCACTGTGTCAGGCTGCAGGTTAGGAAGCAAGGCTGGAAAGGCCCAGACAGCAAACAGAAACAGGACACACTGCTCCCTCCCATAAACACGACAGGCAGATCTGTAGACATCGGGATGGGTTCTAGAAGAGACCTTTCTAAAGTGGCTCTCCCCAGATGGGTCTGTGAAGCCAAACCATGCACAGTAAGGGGCCGGCTTTACCATCCCATTAACAGCACTGTTTGATGGTGCAGTGGAGTTCTGGGCAGGGGCAATGTGCTGGGGATGTGCCATGGTCTTTTTCTTTGACGCAGAAGATGCTGAGCAAAGGTGGTGAGGTCCCTGACGTGCCTGTGGTTCTCCAGGCCCTGCTGACCACAGCCTGCCTCTTCACAGGAGAAAGGTGAACTTCTTCTCATTCCTCAGAACCAACAAACTTCTCCCTTGTGTGAGGGACAGTGAGGTGAGGGCATCTACAGGACAAGCCCTTGTCACTGACACTGAAGACCAAGGTAGGTGGTTATTGACACACAAGCAAGGTCCAAGTTGAGCCTGCTGAGTCTGCCTGATCCTATCCCACCTGTATCCTCTGACATCACCATACCTAGCCAGCCTCACATCTTATGCACCAGGCCAGCTTTCTGAGCCCCTCCTGTGCCCTTCCCAACCTACAGGCTCTGGCCTGGTACACAAGTCCAGCCTGCTGAGTCCACCTGACCCtagtgcccccctcccccacattttCCTGGCACCACATCCAACTTCCAGACCTAGCAGAGGTCATACTTCCTGTGCTCCAGTTTGGTCTGGTGCATCACTGGATGCTAGCCCACCCATGCCACATCCAATttcatatgtagcccaggttgtgcATTCTGTGCACTGGGGTCCAGTCTGGTGAGTCTCAGAGACCCTAGGAAGCGTGCATTCCACCCAGCCACTAACCTAGATTGGGATGGGGTGTACATTTGTGCTCCTGTGCAGCCTGGTGAGTTCCTGGAACCTTGCCTGTCCACACCATGCCCAAGTCTTAAGCCTAGCTTAGGTCTCAGAACTCATGTGCCAGTTTAGCCTGGTGTGTGCCCAAGACCCCACCTATGCCATCCTTAATGCTCTGGCAGAACTCAGGTACAAATGCCTAAGTAGATCCCACCATCGgttgtgggactgtgataggcagcctattttggttgaatggagacccagtagagaactctacaaATGATGGAAAAGCAAGCCATGTTCCTAGAGActggtgcctgacaccacagatcccccaactccataattctgtgactataagatgcagacaatgtcctaagcttctggcattctggctagactccaccccaaCTGTttcctgactatagccaggtatgatcctccccacagttacctggcaacagcaagatagcccagcccactctaagaggggctgtttggcccctcctcactccttttaagccctcacctttcttacctCTCtagccttcctccctctctccccatggcCATGGCCggattctctctctttctaccacctctctttttccctgcctttctacaataaagctctaaaaccagacTGTCACTGCttatcaaggcccgctgtgcttgaatgatgggataggctttctcctgaTGAGCCccatctaacctcccaccagaaggccatcCTGCGCTCCAGCCACTGACCGGTCCAAGGACTCTCGCTTGCATGAGAACCATCAACGCCCTCTCACACTACCCCCTCCCTTTGTCCCTGGGGCTCAGTGCCACCCCGgaggcccctattctgttctcagctcctctgccggatccagcgtgggatgctggaagctgggaacctggtgccTAGGATTGGCCCTTGTCCATCACCCACCAAGCTGggatcagtggcttcacacagccagatacCCACCCTGGGGCCGCGTGGAAAGCCTGCGGCAGTCCTcccgcatctgcctgcccagagcaccagaactctggtgggacacgGGTTTTCTCCCACACCCAAGGCCGCAGTTGGTCCCACTGTATGCTTTCTTGGTTACTCCTTAATTGGAATCACCCCCTTTCCTCTGATCAAAATTGCCCCTGAGCCACTGAAGGAGTTTCTTACCAGCTCCTCATGCCTGATtggttgaaatcaaccaaattTGGGCAACAAGAGAAACCAGAATAAAAAACCCACAAGCCAACCCCAGGCCAAGCTTGCCACCACAGAAGCTGCCTAAAATCTCAGGTGAGACATATAACCAATCATGAAAGTCTGTATGTCCATCTGTATGTCTGGGTCTTATcacaaaacccaaacactatGAAGGTTCAGGACCATATGTGACaatccccgccccccccctccaAGCCTGCTGTAGACTAGTTCTCCAATAACAATTACCTAGATGAATTCCAGGACATAGGATTTACAAGAACAATTATGAAATTCATCAAAGAACGCGAAGGatttagacaaaacaaacagCTCAATGAATTTAGAGATTAGCAATGAATAATGTGATTCCCCCCAGGAAAGCACAATGAATGGATGATGAAGACAGTTTAGGATTTAAAACTCAAATCGAATAAAGAGACAGAAATACTGAAGCAAGGATGCATTTGAAAAACTCAATATCCTAATTAGAAGCACAGTGGAGAGCCTTGTAAGTAGGATGGAGCAAGTCGAAAGACTATCAGGACTGGAAGATAAAGTAGATATTTGACAGGCACAAgatattaacaaaattaaaagcacTCAAAAGAAATTTGAAGGAAATTCAAGACACTGGGAAAAATCTTGGAATTATAGGCACAGATGAAGGAGAAGAGTTCCAGAGCGATGGCACAGACTACGTCTTTAACTagatcatagaaaaaaattccccaaactAAGGAAAGATATTTCCACCcagacacaagaaacacacagaccATCAAagagatggaaccagaaaagaaactctccTCAGCATAGCACTAAAATGTAAAACAGAGAGAGGGTATTGGAAACGGCAAGAGAGAGATCACAAGTCACATATAAAAGAACACCCAGAATAACAGCTGATTCCCCAATGGGAACCTTAAAAGTCAGaatggagccgggtgtggtggcacacgcctttaatcccagcactcaggaggcagaggcaggcggatttctgagttcaagaccagcctggtctacaaagtgagttccaggacagccagaactatacagagaaaccctatcttgaaaaacaaacaaacaaacaaacaaacaaacaaaaaaccaaaaaaaaaacaaaaaacaaacaaacaaaaaaaaggaataagagaaaagtCAGAATGGCTTGGTATGTTAAGTTCTGAAAGATGACAGATGCCAACCTAGGCTACCATACCTAGGAAAGCCATTTGACATagttgaaggagaaaagaaaggaaatgcttTCCAATATGATATGAACAGGCTAAAATAATTCATGTCCACTAAAGCAACTCTACAGTGAATGATAGAAGTGATACTTTGGACCTAACAGGGAAATAAGCATAGCCAAGACAGTATAGAGAGGCAATCAAAGTATAACTATTGAAATACAAAATAGGACtaagaacacacacattcacatatactcacacattcacatgcactcacacataccctcacacacattcacacacacacacaagcagaggcAAGATAAACACATCTACTcttacctttctttcctttctttcatcctatcttcccctccctccctccatctctctcttcctcgatctgtctgtgtgtgtgtctctctctgtctctgtgtgtctctctctgtctctctgtgtctgtctgtctgtctgtctgtctctctctctgtgtatgtgtgtctgtctctctccaacgatgtagccctggctggtctttgCCTCCAGAGTAATAAGATTAAAGGTGCCTCCACACCCAGCATCATAtacatttcaatatttaaatACTAATGGCTTCAGCTTTCTAATCAAAAGACACAAGGTGACCAAATGCATTAAGAAACAAACACATCTTCTTGTCTACAAGAAACCCAACTTGCATTCAAAGGTAGGAACCACCTTAAAAGTATAagggtgaaaaagaaaaaaaagtactccaagcaaatggtacctGGGAAATAAGCAAATGTCGCCATCTTTCAAAATAGAATTCAgtctaaaataaacaagaagagcTAGAGTAGGAGGCTTCATCTTATTAAGGGAATTAACCAGAAAGACATTACAATCCTAAACATATTCAATTTCATAAAAGGTATACTATTGGACTTCAAGACACATATGAACTCCAACTCAGTAATTACCTCCTTCTTTCCAATAGGCAGGTtatctgaacaacaacaacaacaacagacagaGAAACATCAGCATGCAGTGACATCATACACTATATGAACCTAACTGTTGTCTACAGAGTAGTCCACCAAAACGCCAAAGAACATACGTTCTGCTCAGCAGGAAATGGGAGCTTCTCTAACATACACCACATCCCGGGATAGAAAATAAATCCTTACAAATAGAGGGAAACTGCAGTAATCTGCATATTCTATGGACCACGATGCTATAACACTTAAAACTAACACCAAATGAATCTTGAGTACTGCAAAAACTCTTGGAGATTAAACTATGCATCACTGAGTGATTAATGGgttgaagaagaaatcaaaaagaaaaatgttaaatcccagaattaaacaaaaacaaagaccaacaCAATGAAGCATCTGGGACACATCGAAAATAATGGTCTCAGGAGGGGAGTTTTTAGCTCTAAGTgcttaccttaaaaaaaaaattagaaagagcatGAATAAAAGACTTAatgattgtactggctagttttgtgtcaacttgacacagctggagttatcacagagaaaggagcttcagttgaggaaatgcctccatgagatccaacNNNNNNNNNNNNNNNNNNNNNNNNNNNNNNNNNNNNNNNNNNNNNNNNNNNNNNNNNNNNNNNNNNNNNNNNNNNNNNNNNNNNNNNNNNNNNNNNNNNNNNNNNNNNNNNNNNNNNNNNNNNNNNNNNNNNNNNNNNNNNNNNNNNNNNNNNNNNNNNNNNNNNNNNNNNNNNNNNNNNNNNNNNNNNNNNNNNNNNNNNNNNNNNNNNNNNNNNNNNNNNNNNNNNNNNNNNNNNNNNNNNNNNNNNNNNNNNNNNNNNNNNNNNNNNNNNNNNNNNNNNNNNNNNNNNNNNNNNNNNNNNNNNNNNNNNNNNNNNNNNNNNNNNNNNNNNNNNNNNNNNNNNNNNNNNNNNNctttaatcccagcacttgggaggcagaggcaggcggatttctgagttcgaggccagcctggtctacaaagtgagtgtcaggacagccaaggctacacagagaaaccctgtctcgaaaaaccaaaaaacaaaacaaaacaaaacaaacaaacaaaaaaaaacagagcagaaatcaatgaaatagaaagaaaacagtacaaagaatcCATGAATCTAGacgctggttctttgagaagataaacaagattgaCAGACCCTTCCCCAACTAACCAAAAGGAGAGGACCCAAATGTATAGAATCAGAAACAAGCAGGTGAACATTgcaacagacaccaaagaaattcaaaataccATGAGGGAATCCATTAAAGGTTAGAAAACACGTGGAGTTTGGATGATTTCTGGGTTCATCCGAACTACAGAAGTTAAGCCAAGAAGGGATCAACAGACCCATAACAAAGGAGATTGGAGCAGCAAGGAAAAGCCTCTAATCAGTAGAAGTCCAGACTCAGATAAAAAGATCTGTCagcaatgtttatttatttatttattttaagaaaagaatctgAAGGAGTGCCCTCAAATTCTTCCTATGGAGCCAAGATTACTCTAATTCTAAAGCCAGGTAAAGGCACagcaaaaaggagaaaagaagctgGTATTCCTGAACACAGATGCCAAAACCCTCAGCAAAACACTTGCAAACTGAATATAGGCGTATATAAGAAAGATTATCCACCACGATCAAGTTGACTTAATCCTAGAGGTGTGGGCTCCACCTACAGAGATCAATTAAGTGTAATAAATCATACCAATGGGCGAAATATCAAATGTCCACAATAGACCTTTGACAaatccaacacaccttcatgGTGGATGTCCTAGAAAGAAGAGATAAATGTTGTATACAACAAACccactgggaccccaatggaagagctagcggaaggactgaaggaactgaaggggatcacaaccccataagaagaacaatatcaactaaccggaccacccagggctcccaggacctaaaccaccaaccaaagagtatacatggaaggatccatggctccagatacatatgtagtagagaatggccttatctgatgtcaaaaggaggggaggcccttggccctgtggaggACTGATGCCCCAGCGtagagggatgctagagtggtgaggggggagtgggtggaggagcccCCTCATAggagcaaaggggagggaggagaggaaggatgggatagagTGGTTATGGAAGGGGTAACAGggaaagggggatatcatttgaaatacaaatgaataaaaagattaataaaaagaaCCCACTACTAACACCATCCCAAATGGAGACAAATAATCTTTAAGAGATTACATTAAAACTAGTAATGAGCTAAGGATGCCGCTGTCTTCACTCTTTTAGCACTGGAAACACTATtcagaacaataagacaacagaaggaaattaaagggatACAACAGAATTCAAGGGATAGCAACAGATTATCTCTATTCCCAGATGATACATAGTATACGCAAGAGACCACAAAAATTCCGTCAGAAAAACCTCTAGAAACTGAAAGGAATGAGTGCTTGTggcaaagtggcaggatacaaGAATCAACTTACGAAGTCAGCCTTCTGTATgctgctaataaaaaaaaaaatgaggaaaagatcATGGAAACGCCCCCATTCACAACCACTTTGAAATGTCTAGGAATAAGCCCAACCAAGGcgctgaaaagcttctataacgAACTTTgcgtctctgaaaaaaaaaaaaaaaaaaaagactggaaagtcacaaaaaaatgaaaagaaatcccATGCTtaatatttcaattaattttgtgAAAGTGACTGTGCTACTAAAATGTACAGACTTCCtgccatccccatcaaaatccccaTGACGATTTTCACGAAAATAGAAACTAAAGtcctaaaatttatatggaaCCACACGGACTGCCTCTACCCTAAAGCAGTCTTGAGCTAAAAGAACAGTCCTGGAGAGATCACCATTTCCGGTCTAAACTGGGTCTGAGGGCCTGGCAAATGGTTGATGACGCAGAgggggaggtcagaggtcacagaaGCCTGTGCTTGCATCCATCGCTGAAAGACAGCATCCCAGGTTTCTTCcatatctctctttttttcttttgagaccaggtttcactgtgtagccctggaagcAGCTCTAGAAGTCAGGCTGTCcccaaactcacagggatctatCTACCTGCAGGCCTATGCTAgcacctcccagtgctgggactaagggtgtCTGTCTAGTCCTTCTCTTTCCTGCGGCTTCTCCTCTgtgtctttcctctttcttcacccCCTTTTCACATTTCCCGGGCACCGAGTTGCTGTCTGCACCCACAGCAGACCCACAGCTGGGCTGAACTGATACCCAAGCTCCGGAGCAGGGCGAGAGATGAGGTCATTGGTGGCACACAGGACATCAACTATGCATGGCCCATCTATCCCAGAAGCCTCCTGGCGCGTCTCCAGACTGACGGacacctctccctgcttcctgttgcTCCCATGGATCTCCTGGCCAGGAAGCATTGAAACCCCCTGTGCCACAAGccaagaacccccccccccaccccacccgggGGAAGGGCTTCTTCAACTGCCCTTCCTGGCAGGGAGAGCCAGCCAGTGTGAGGGCCATGCTTTGGGGGAGGGGTCCTCCGCTCTGCGCAGCTGCTGTGTGTGGGAGGTTTTCCTCCAAGTCCTTTCCTAGGCCATTTACTCCACGCTCGGGGCACACTTCTCAACACTGTAACTGTAGCACTGACGTGGCTGTGCAGGATATAATTTTGAGGTGGCTCTCCCTTCCTGGGAAACTGAGGTAGCTGCCCATGCAAGCCCCACCCTTCTCATCAGGAGAACGCTCATGCTTAAAGGAACCCAGACTGTGCCCAGACTCCACACTCGgtaccctccctcccctgccagcTCACACAGGCCAAAGAATTAGACTCCCAGAACATTCCACATTCTGAGCCATCATTGTGCAGAGAACCCACTTGGTTCCAGGACTTGGACAAAGGTGGTCGGCTGTGCTAGAGCTGGGGCAATGTAGGGAAAGTGGTGGCTTTAGGGACCGGGACAATGGCCAGCTGGAACTACTGTAGCCTGCAGAAGGTGCAGAGCATCCGGCAGTGGGATCCGTGAAGAGCACCGCCCTTAAGAGGTGAAGGGACTATGGAATCCCAAGGTCAAAGTTACCCAAAGTGGAACACTAAGGGCAGACGTGCTACCATCTTTCCCCAGAGAGAAGGAGCCAAGACTTCGATACCCTCTGCAATCCCTGCTCAGCTTGAAGAGACTGATTTCCTGACACCCAGCTACCGGACTGTCCTGAGCAGGAAAAGGGCCTTGTATGACGTCAGGGTGAGATGGCCAGAGCTAGTCTGCAAGGAACAGAAGGCAATGGGAGAGGATTCATACCATGTAGAATTCCCATATCTCGACAGAAAGCTCACAGATGTAAGCTCCTGTTCCTCGGAGGTTAGCATCAGCCTCAAAAATCAGGAAAGCAGCCACAGCGAGTTCAACGATCCCTCAGATTTTCCAGGCTGCCTTTCAGAGGCTCCTTACGTGACCATTCTCAACAGCTACCTGAAACCAGAGTCAATGACACGGCTggagaagaaggtgaggaggaggaccCTGGTGGTCATGAATCAGctggagcaggagaaggaagctGCTAAGTTTCGGAGGGCGGTGTTGCTGAGGGACACAAGGGAGCTTCAGAATGAAAAGTCTTCCgaggaagcagagaacaagcCCTTCTTGGAATTCCTGATGAAGAAAAACCAGGAAACCCAGGAGAAGTATGACTCCCTGTGGAAAGATTACATCCAGCAGTATCAGGAGATCAAGGACAGGAGGCGAGAGATGGTCTCTACCTTCACCTCCTGCACCGGAAGTCTCCAGAAGCAGCTGATGGAGAACAAAAAGCTCGAGGCCAGCTTGAAGAAGAAGCTGAAGGCTCTGGCGCCCATCGCACACATAAAGGAGAGCCAGGACTGGGAGTTAGAAGCCTTAGAGCTGGAAAAAGCCAGCATAGTAGCTGACATCCCCTTCCTGGACCGTGAGGCACACCTTCAGTTCCTGAAGGAAAGGGCCGCCTTGGCGAAGCAAGTGGAGGATCTGAACCTGCTGGAGTCTGGAGAGGACATCACCAGGGAGCTAAAGAAGAAGACCAAGGCCTGGGACACTGCGGCCAAACAGGCTTACGAGGACTTCTGCCACAACCTCAATGCTCGGAATAGGCAGCTGCGAATGGAGCTCCAGCAGCTGGATTGGGAGTTCTGCAACCTGGAGGATCAGAGGGAGAAGCTGGAACGGAGAAAACAGCGGTGGAAAGAGCAGCAGTGGTACCTGGAGGCTCTGGCCCGGGGGAGGGAGCGCCTGCAGCAGCGGGAGCACCGCCGGCAGGAGCGGGAGCATCGCAGGCAGCAGTGGGAGCACCACAGGCAGCAGTGGGAGCACCCAGCACTGGACCGTCTACTGGGTGCCAGGCAGAAAGCCAATCCTAAGAAATGGCTGCCACGTCCCAGAAAGCAGACTGGAGCTGAAGCTGGGGCACTACACAGAGAATGAAGATGCTATCTGATaatgcagaggacagaggcacCAGGGGGACAGAGAGCTGAGCTTCTCAGAGGGGCAGACGGGTCCTGGGCTGGCCTGTCTCTCAGGCTTGGCTCCCACACAGTAGACCGAAGGGCTATCCTAACTGAAAGCTTCCCTGCATTGGGAAGCTTTGTTCTTCAGAAGCTATAGCTCCCGTGCTCCCAGTACCTCCCGTGCTCCCAGTACCTCCTGTGCTCCCTGTACCTCCCGTGCTCCCTATACCTCCTGTGCTCCCAGTGCCTCCCGTGCTCCCAGTGCCTCCCGTGCTCCCAATACCTCCCGTGCTCCCTGTTGCAGACTTTGGTGCTCAGTTCCTGCTCTAGTGTGGCCCTCATGATGACAGGGTGCATTTGTAACAGGCACCTTGCACACAGTCAGCCCATCTCACAGTAGGAGCATCGGTGTCTTAGGTGGGCACAGAGTGGCATTTGGGGAACTGGGTTCTTTGCATTTGTGTCCAGTTGAGGCCAGATTGTTTACAGAGCTGTGGGGCGTGGTATAGAGTATGGTCCCCTGTTTGGGCCTTGTGCTCCTGTGTGACAAATTACAGTCAGCTCTTCGAGTCCTGGGCGTTGCTCCAGGCAAAAAGCCTCAGCCTTACATTGTAGAATTTTAGCTTTTACTTAGCTGATATAACATGAACTCATTTAAAACTGTGCCAAAAAATGAATTGCTGAACATACCTTTGGCTTACAGAGTTAACTTGCATGTGAAATGTTCTGTTCTTAAGCAAcgttattgaaaaaaaaaaagaagccaatctatgattattcaaaataaaagtctGTTTATCGTTATCCAAGCACACAGCTCTTTCTTTTTATGTAGAACAAATAAATCTTGGGAGACTTAACATGAAAACTGCTTGCACCGTTCAAGTCTTGGCTACTATGTGTAGATTGCTAAGGGATAAAGGaaggaagccagcctgatctcctCCTGCCTGGAGCTTGTGACCATGAAGTCCAATTCAGGCAGGACCGACCAGTCTCCACTGCTCA is a window from the Mus caroli chromosome 5, CAROLI_EIJ_v1.1, whole genome shotgun sequence genome containing:
- the LOC110294230 gene encoding coiled-coil domain-containing protein 121-like codes for the protein MESQGQSYPKWNTKGRRATIFPQREGAKTSIPSAIPAQLEETDFLTPSYRTVLSRKRALYDVRVRWPELVCKEQKAMGEDSYHVEFPYLDRKLTDVSSCSSEVSISLKNQESSHSEFNDPSDFPGCLSEAPYVTILNSYLKPESMTRLEKKVRRRTLVVMNQLEQEKEAAKFRRAVLLRDTRELQNEKSSEEAENKPFLEFLMKKNQETQEKYDSLWKDYIQQYQEIKDRRREMVSTFTSCTGSLQKQLMENKKLEASLKKKLKALAPIAHIKESQDWELEALELEKASIVADIPFLDREAHLQFLKERAALAKQVEDLNLLESGEDITRELKKKTKAWDTAAKQAYEDFCHNLNARNRQLRMELQQLDWEFCNLEDQREKLERRKQRWKEQQWYLEALARGRERLQQREHRRQEREHRRQQWEHHRQQWEHPALDRLLGARQKANPKKWLPRPRKQTGAEAGALHRE